The nucleotide window GATTTTCATCAGTCCGCTTAAATCCTTGGGCTTAAGAACGCGCGTCGATTCCATCAGCTCTTCGGTGTCTTGAAGCATCCGTGGCATGGAGTGCTTCACCTTGGAGTCGAGAGCATCAAAGTTGAGTTTTTTTGCGGGAGATATCACTGCAAACATGAACACAGTTCCTTGTGAAAGACATGAGTGTTTGTGCCGAAGGGCGTGGGATGCGTCAAGCTTAGAACGAAGCCTAGAGCAGATCGTCGAGGTTACGCTTTACGTGCGGTTTACCACCACGATTTTCAAAGTCTTCAACCGCAGCCGGAATTCTTTTCTTAAGTCTTACAACATCGACCGGCTTGATAAGGATAAAGAAAATCTTTTTCTGCTCTAGAGCCTTAGAGGCCAGTGCATGACCCTTAAAATCAGTCATCACAATACGGGTTGCATAATTACCCGTCTCTTCAAGCTCTTCGAAAAACTCTATGGCGGTCATCCGGGCAAGCGATTGCTCAGCAACGATAACTTTGATGGGGTAATTATCCACCACACGAAAAGCCTCACGCACTGAAGCCGCAATGTGCACTTCGTAGTCTTCACACAGTATCTGTTTGATAACTCTGAGATTCAGCTCGTCTGGATCGAGGATCAAGAGCCTATCTTTGATCACTGCCGGGTTTTCATCGGAATTATTTTGTTCCTCAGACATGCCTCTACGCACTCCCGTGACTATAAATAACGTCCTAATCGCCTAGAATATAAAGCTATCTTAATTCAAACTGTCGAGCAATCGAGACCAGCATCACGACCAATCTCTTATTTAAGTTCTAACATAAACCGTCGATAGGATGATGTGGTGGAACTGCGCTTAAGCGCAATAATGGGAGGTAGAAGCCGTGATTGAGATGGCAAATGTCGCAGAAGATTGTCTAAGAGTCCGAAATGTTAATGAAGAGCGAGTACTTACAGCTGTAGGTCACTACGTGGACAGCGGGCTGGCTTATTGTTCGTGCGCTGAATGTGCACTGGATTTACTTGCCCTGGCGCTCA belongs to Deltaproteobacteria bacterium and includes:
- a CDS encoding response regulator — its product is MSEEQNNSDENPAVIKDRLLILDPDELNLRVIKQILCEDYEVHIAASVREAFRVVDNYPIKVIVAEQSLARMTAIEFFEELEETGNYATRIVMTDFKGHALASKALEQKKIFFILIKPVDVVRLKKRIPAAVEDFENRGGKPHVKRNLDDLL